DNA sequence from the Suricata suricatta isolate VVHF042 chromosome 14, meerkat_22Aug2017_6uvM2_HiC, whole genome shotgun sequence genome:
ttttcatgtgtctgttggccatctatacgtctttgcagaaatgtctgttcatgtgttctgcccacttttaattggattacttgaCTTGAGGCGTtgtttatgagttctttatatattttgtatattaaaccTTTATTGCATATgcaattgcaaatatcttctcccattctacaggttaccttttagttttgttgattgtttccctcactgtgaagaaactttttattttgatgtagtttatttttgcttttgtttcccttgcctcagaaaaAAGTTACTATGGCCAAAGTCAGAGAAgctactgcctgtgctctcttctagaatttttatggtttcaggtctcccatttaggtccttaatctattttggatttatttttgtgtatggtgaaagtaAGTGGTGCTGCTGACCAGTTTTGTAGGGGAAGTACCAGACAAATGAAAGATAAACACAATTCCATCTATTTTTCCCAGTTCTAAAGGAAAAGCTGCCCATCTCTCCTGTAGCCTGTAAACTCCATTAAGGTAAGAATTGTTTTTATCATCTTGACCAATATAAACCCCCTACTTACCAAAAACCTAAGAGCTAGTACATGTTTGATAATTGTATgttgaaaaaaagcataatgGAAGATGATCAGCTTTTTTGTAGTTGGGCTAATGAGTTTTTCACTCAATAGCCATCACTGCCTAGTCTAGGTTGTCACAGAGTAAATGCTGAATatgttgaagaaaaacaaatgtagaaaTAGTTCATAGCGAAAGGATTTTTGTGATACCAATTGGGAAAGTATTGTCTTGCAGGATTTTGAGTTGGGTGTGCTTGTAATATAAATCTTTTCCATTAACATCAGAGCCAACATTCTTAATAGAATGATATGGAACATTACAATAATTATCCATTATCCATTATCAGATACTTCACTGTACTCCACCCACATACCAGTAAAATTTCCTTGTATTACTAATCTGGGTATTACTAAAGATTACTGAAGATTACTGTAACATTTTCAaaaccttttcaattttttttgcctAACAGAATATCCTAAACACATCCAAGAAtactatttttaagaaaccaGAGTAAATATAGATTGAACTATATAATTAATAaaccatataaataaacattatcatCAAACTAtgtgttaagtaaaaaaaaatttaaatgaataaaatggatgGAAACATCAGATAATGAATCATCAGTAGTCTTCAACTAGATTTCTTAAAACCAAATTGAACTCAAATGTTGTTTTTTCTCAAAGTATGTATAGATATTTATAACCGAAATCTGAAATAATGTAGGGTAATATTGAACCATTTCAACAGTCAAAGAATTATTCTGAAGTAAACACTGCCACTCTCACAGAATGGTCTGTTTCCCACGGCGGGAACTTGTTTGAGGCTGTGTGTTTTGGGTGGCAAAAAGGTGGTTACCTAGCAACAACCCCTCCTCCCAAGTCTTTGCTGCTAGAATGGTATTGTTCACGTCAGCGAATTGATTACTTGTTTGCTGAATCTAAAGAGAACAATGTAATAACGTGGTAGGGTATGAATCTCAATCATAAAAAAACTCAGGTTTATCCTCTGTGTTGGATCAGTTTCTCACTCCTCATCTGGTGCTGGTAGAAGTGTCTAAAGATATTTGATAATAAATAACATGCTATTCATCAAGTGAAAATGAGGGAAACttctgacattttaattaatatttatttcagtttggTTTTAAAGCAAGCAATGAAACAGTTACTATATCCACCATAGCATTagctctggggaagaggtaattTTATCACAATGTGTCCTTAGAAATGAGACAGCCCAGGGGTGCATAGGGTTTtgtagaaatagaatttaaacaGTCTAGACAGGTTTTAGATGACAGCATCTTGCCACCTGAAGGTAAAATTAATGAGATAGTAATTTATATAGAACCTAAAAATAAGGTACTTATGTTTACAACAAATGAGTTTAACCATATGTTAGCAATAACTTAGCCAGGAAACACATTTTAGTGAACCTCACACTATATATTTTGTTTACCTATGGTATGTATCATGAATACAAATGCCACTGTCTCTTTCATCTAATGAAAGTCTATTCCTAGGGACAATCCCACTAGGTACAGGCACAACTGAGGAAGCATGTaatttgaatgaaatgaaaagataaagacaCAAAACACAGGTTCTGccaacagaaaaaattaaatacagtaaattagtttttgtgttttcatatcaTGACAATGTAAGGTTTAAAAAAGTCTGTTAGAAGAATGTTAAAATGCCAACTATGTGGGAGCaagtagaaagagaaagtaaaggaCTTTGGTTCATAAAATTTTCCATGATGCAAAAGACTGAAGCTAATTTTTCCCAAGACACAGCCCTGACGCTCAGAGCGACTGCTTGCCAATGTGCAGGAACCTGTCACTTGTGTAGTAGCTTTTTGAGAGTCACCCagtgccccttcctcccccatcccagTACACATTAAATGTCATTTGCTCACTGAGCTCCAGAGCAAAGGAATTCTTTGCGGAGCAATAATTGATAGTTGGAGTTACAGCCTGAGttctttcctttggaaaattgctaaacatttttaaaaggcacacTCTTCTGATTAAAATTAATCAGAATCTGACATCATCTATTTTCCAGTTCCTCAACCCCAGAAATATCAtcagttcagaaaaaaatgttttcctttgaaaataagtaataattatCAATATCATTCATTTTCAATTTCAGTCTGATTCTTGTAACTATTTTGCACAATCCTATTGGAAGTCAGGGGTTTTAACCAGAAATGTCATTCCAGGAGCAGTCTCATTATATGCAAAAGTCATAACTCAGAGTGAGTCTGAATACAGAAGGGATTATTCCCATCTGTTCCTAAGTACTTTAACTGGTCAAATGTCAGATATTAAAGGGATGAGAGCTGACAGACAGATGGAGCAACAGCATCAGCAAAATGTTTAGACTATTTATGAGAAAATAAGTGATTATAGTCAGAAAACTGTTGTCTTATTTCAAATGAATCAGTGTAAGGTGGATCTTTTCTAACGAAGGTATAACATAccaaagaaaaatttagaaagcaaGAAAACATATTCTTGCATGTCAGTGTTCATGTGATGCAGagatttctctcttctcactcttACCAGAAACCATCTCTGTAAATTGCATTATTCTGATAACTCACAGACACATTTTTACTGATTTAGATGATCAGATTTTCTATTAAGAACTGACACGAATGAGTTTGGGGGCTCATCTCCATGTGCTTGTGAGCCCTCACAGAATAGCAAAGCTAATCTCCAGTAGTCCAACAGTTAAAATAATTGATGAGTATGTGTTGAATcctcaggagagagaggaggaaggaagaaagaaggaaagggagaggagaggcttggagggcggaggggagggggcaggtgctGATTTCAACCCTGTAGCGTCAGGATTGCGTCAATTCGGGTTTCAGCCACGTCTAGAGTCTCAGAGACGAGCTTCTCAGAAGAGCCAAAACAGGAACAGGGTGGCAAATCACCGTGCGAGGGCGAGTGGACCCCCGTGCCCGCCCCCTTTGCCTCCTCCCGGTTCCAGGCGCAGGTCCcctgggctctgcgctgttgTTTTCAGCACTCGGGAAAGCCGGCGCTTCAGATCCAAGCAAGTGAATCAAGCCAGGGAGTTTTCCGTTCAGCACCTCGGACAGAACACGCAGCAAAAAAATGGCTCCGATCACTACCAGCCGGGAAGAATTTGGTAAGCAAGTTACTCAACTTATAACTGCGGTTGCTTCTTGAATACTCCGGGGTGGGctgtgttgttattgttgctattttttattttttcatgggaTGTTGGATATAGATTTTCTAGGTAgttaatctgaaaagaaaacGAAAACTGTAAAGGGTCAATCGTGGCTTATCTGttgtttctcccttcctccctatctttcttcttaaaattgcCTTCTGCTAGGGAGATTTTACATTCAGGAAGTTGCTAAACGTTCAGGTAGCTCCGTAAATTGCAGCACGCCCTAAGTAAAGGAAAGGGGATCTGTTGTTTGCAGTTGGTTTCATTAATTCGgtaggtgatttttatttgtaggtAAATCTGTATTTAACTTACCAGGAGAAGCCAATGTTTCTGTGATTACATAAGGGTTTGATCTCAGTATAAAACAACTTATATGTTGGAGGTTtggagtttattttattatagagTGTACCATAAGGTTGTTTTTCTCTGCTATGTTTTTCTTGTATTCTTGAAATATGTTGCTAGtgaaaaacacagaatcctatgATGCTAGAGGGTTAAAGTGGTATTTGAAATGAACCAGGTTGGCCATTGGATTTCACAGGTGAGGTAACCAGAGCCCAGAGAGATGAGGGAAGTATTGCAGGTCAAACAGTTAACTAAAAGCTTTTGGAAAGTAGAATTAGGACTCCCATTTTCCAGTTCAAGTTCCCTTTTCCTATACCAAATTTTTATCaccaatgctctctctctcttgctctctctctctctctttcagtaaataaaatcagatgtacttcaaattaaaaagtagtatttttagGTTCCATTATGTTCCAAAGACAAGAAGTAGAGTTTTACTTACTTAACAAGAATTCAAAAAATCAAGAAGTTTTATAGAAGTTTTTGGATAAGGAATGATAACTATAGGTCCATAATAATTGTCATTTGACTGAGTGAAATGATTGAGGTCTTTGCTCTCAGAAGCTTTAAATCTTATTGGTAGAGAATATACACAGAGTAGGTAAGTCTTTCCATGATATAGTGAATATATTGCCTTGTGACTTAAGTATTAAATAGAGACAATCTGTGACATTATATTCAGAAGTGAGTTTCCTTTACAGGCTTCATTCTGGTAATTGAGTCTATATTATTATGATGTTTATTCTCAATTTCTGACttgaaaataagacattttctaATACTGAGGCATTTTCAGAGATTGTGCTagtgaaaaataagtttttgcTTGGGCCATTGctctgtttaagaaaataaaaggaatcattttctattgcttttattGTTCTCCTAGAATTGCCTTAGTTCATGACTTTGGTTTTGTTCCCTGGCCTTGGATTATTAGAGAGTCCAGGAGTGGACCCTCCCTCCCCAAAGActtgaatagaagaaaaaactgaaaagcGATACTAAGTTTAGCTGATTATCTTTAGCTcttgcttcattctttttctgtagCATTCACTGCTTTTTTCTACTTGGGGAAttcaaaggtttatttttcatctctacatgattttgtttcttgatatgattaaactataaaaattttattgttttttaatctttttatatatgtCTACTCTTGTTTGTCATTGCTGGTTCTTACATTCTTTGAGTTCAGTTTTGAAATTATGAAGTAGATAGGCAGAAGatttggggggatggggaaggggagtaACAAAAGATTGTTCTTTCAAGGGTTATTCAAACAAGCCTTAACCCTTTCCTGACTGGgacttttaactttattattcaCTATTTGGGATGAAAATAGATAAGAATGAAACTAAGTGCAGATAATATTACATTAGTTATATTCACTATGACTATATTAAACATTGACTCAATTGATGCACCATGTCCAGACATAGCAGTACTGCTTTTACTTACACACTGTTACTAATCATTTGTTGGAGAAATATGCTTACATATGGGACATGATAAGCTTCATGCATAATCAATATTACCTAATTTCAGTAATTTAATGTGCCCTCATTCAAGGAAAGAATGCCAAATTCAATTTGATTACCAATTTGCCATGTGGAAATGTACAGAAAAAATCAGTTATGGATAAAATCGAACTCTAAATTATCTCTACTCACTCTTCCCATTACATGTTAAGGAATGATGATTCATTCAtaaccattgttttgtttttatcctacTTAGGTGTAATTAATTTGTTCTTTGGATAATTCAGTGTTTGACAAATTTTGGGTCTGTATACAATGAGTTTGTAGTAATAAGAGTTACATAATATTAATATcctcttattcatcttttttgttctttttctcctaatATATGTAACATTTCTCTTACCAATGCTTCATAATTGGAATGGAAATTATTGATAAGTTTGTGACAATAGCAGATAATGTTCctccatttcttaaaattactGGAACCAGTTAGCCCCTAGATGTTTGCTGCTTGAATCCAAGATAAATAAAGAACTACTAAGAATACAAAATCTCTCAGCAtttcaaaaatgttcatttagatGCCCTAGTCAGTAAAAATTGATGCTTCTGGGAAGCCTCAAAATGTCAAGAAACCATAATGAAATTAGGACTGACCTACCATGCTGTAGTTGACTCATGTTATCTGAGAGAAAAAGGTAGGTCAGGGTCATTAACATCCCCCAATCCAGACCTAGGCCTagcttcatcttttcattttatttatttaaaaaataccaaaatgaagacatttctgtcatactgtatttttttctgcatgttaCACAATGGATGTGTTTATTCCTGAAGGTGACATGCAATGTGTACATAACTCAGACCCAGAAGAGTCAGAAAGTAATTCAGTCTGTGCAACCTACAGCATTTGCCAGCTCCAGTACGCTTTTCAAATAGGCTCATGTCTCCAACTCTGCTCCTTTAATGTATGTTATTGGTCATTTGATTTTTCAGATGAAATCCCCACAGTGGTGGGGATCTTCAGTGCATTTGGCCTGGTGTTCACAGTCTCTCTATTTGCATGGATCTGCTGTCAGAGAAAATCATCCAAGTCTAACAAGACTCCTCCATATAAATTTGTGCATGTACTAAAAGGAGTTGATATTTATCCTGAAAACCTAAATAGCAAGAAGAAGTTTGGAGCAGATGACAAAAATGAAGTAAAGAATAAGCCAGCTGTGCCAAAGAATTCATTACATCTCGACCTTGAGAAGAGAGATCTCAATGGCAATTTTCCCAAAACAAACCTCAAAGCTAGTAGCCCTTCTGATCTGGAGAATGTGACCCCAAAGCTCTTttcagaaggggagaaagaagctGTTTCCCCTGATAGCGTAAAGTCCAGCACTTCCCTTACTTCCGAAGAGAAACAGGAGAAGCTGGGAACCCTCTTCTTCTCCTTAGAGTACAACTTTGAGAAAAAAGCATTTGTGGTAAACATCAAGGAAGCCCGTGGCTTGCCAGCCATGGATGAGCAGTCGATGACCTCTGACCCGTATATCAAAATGACGATCCTCCCAGAGAAGAAACATAAAGTGAAAACCAGAGTTCTGAGAAAGACTTTGGACCCAGCTTTTGATGAGACCTTTACATTCTATGGAATCCTCTATACTCAGATCCAAGAGTTGGCCTTGCACTTCACAATCTTGAGTTTTGACAGGTTTTCAAGAGATGATATCATTGGAGAAGTCCTCATTCCTCTTGCAGGAATTGAATTATCTGATGGAAAAATGTTAATGAACAGAGAGATTATCAAGAGAAACGTTAgggtaatttatttttagtgcttaaagtatttataaacattcttttattcAGCTTCTTTATATCTAGGGggttttcattaaaatgataagttttatatatatcatctttaccatgtttaattattattaatcataatCAAATGGGGAGCAAGGGACTagaggagaggaaataaaatttaacccACAACTgaaatgtttaaagtattttaattatatcaAATAAATAGACATCCtttatagatatttaaataacatttacatagatatttttgttaatttttatcttaAGTATTTTGACTAAGCCTGCCACTTAAACTAAAATGCAGGCAAGTATTTCTTATTCATAAGCAAGTTAACAAAGATGTTTCATaattgaatttgaaatttaaatcgaaatataaaattaaatcaatttaTCCTGAGGATTTGGACCTTGTATTGACTTTTCATGGAATTGCTTTTCAACGAGGAGACATCACATCATATTGAATTATAAATGTTCATCACTATGTTGTATGACAAGAAGTGAGGCACTCTGCCTTTGTAGGTATACTGCTTTGGTAGTTCTGAGGCTATTATAAGACATCAAACTAATCTTATTTCCCCTTTAAACATAGAACTCAATTGATTTAAACTATAGTATTTCATAAAGATTCTGTAGAATACTATAAAGctcacctttctttctttgttgaaatTAATGAAGAGTCAGAGTTCAGAAGTATTAGGTGCCTTGTTTGAGACCCTCAGATGTTGAGTGGTAGAGGGGAATACAGCTCTACGCCTGCTTGGACTGCTCATTCCTACAACAGCCCCTGTGTATACAGACTGAAGTGTGAGGAGCTCTGGCAGCCGTCCTTCTTAGTTATAATCCAGCCCTGAGGTTACATTTTGTTACTATCAGTTAAAACTTGTCCTTTGAGTTCTTGGTCCTCTTAGCTAATGGTTTTAAAGTGCAAATGAAATCTAAGTAGCATACTAAGAGGGATCTCCAAAAACAAAGTGTTAAAAATGGAGCAAATTCTCTCCAAAACTTAATTCATTTCTTGGATTAAATGAGGACTTTGAGTGGGGGCTGAGGACAGAGAATTTTAATTCCATCAGCCATGTGGGGCAGGAGAGTGGTGGCAGTCAGAATAAATTTCAATTAGTCTGAATTCAAATTCCAGTAATGTCACTGTttgtaaaaaaattgaaatcaaatcAAACTTAACCTGAGTCATTTTTCCCTATACAGATCCTTTCAAATGATTAgacttttttattactattaataacttcaaaaagtaattatttaGTTAAAAGGCAAAAGTTGAAATATATCCTCTATACTCTACATATCTTTAAACATTTCTGGTAATGGGTGTGGCTAACTCATTACAAATTTTAACATACTGTAGTACCTAAAAGCACCACAAGATGGCAGCCAGTTTTTAGAAAGTGGTAGTACTGCACAAAAGCTTGCAGTTCCTCTTGGATTCCttagcatattaaaataaaaacaagtaggaaaattacatataaataacagtattttattgctttaaaatgttGCCATAAGTACAAATTTCAagcctaaaaaataatttaaaaacttataccACATCTCTCTTTGTTTAGAAGTCTTCAGGACGGGGTGAGTTGCTGATCTCTCTCTGCTATCAGTCCACTACAAATACTCTCACTGTGGTTGTTTTAAAAGCCCGACATCTGCCGAAATCTGATGTGTCTGGACTTTCAGGTACGAGAAAAATTCAGTCTTCGTAATACGTGGGGCAAAATAGCAGCTAACATGACTTTGATTTGCCTTTTACTCATAGTTTCAAGTGATGtgattgttttttcctctttctccttatgGAAAAACAATGTGAGCTAATGCTgttagtgagaaaaataaaactacatagtTCTACGATCTAAGCCATTGCTAATACATGGTAGATGTCTGCTTGAGTGGGtttgaaacagaaaacaatgataaATGCAGAGGGAAGAGGCCATTGCCAAAAATATGGCAGTTGTTTGGGAGaagagttcttaattttagtgtttttaatgaGCCAACCTACACTTAcacttctattgtttttattatttttcctttaattcattATGTATCTTCTTGAAGATTAGCTCTTAATTTTgtgactaatttaaaaaattccttgtATCACATAGTGAAAAGAACACATGACCTATGGTTAAAATGATCTGAGGTCAAATAATAACCCTTCCATTTTAGCATATAACCCTGGCTATGTTTTGTAATCTCTACACAACTTGATATGTAAAAACACATACCTTGAGAGAGACTGTAAGGACTAGAAAGGTATACTTCATTAAATATCATCTAATTCTATtgttactgatatttttaaataatggcagTTGAACACATGGTCTTAAATGCTTAGATTAGGAAGCTAAAATCAATTCATATGCTTCaaccagaaaggggaaaaaataatataattaaatatgtgaaaaagtAGCATGATCCTAAAATCCACATATTAAAGGAAGatcaactctggaaaacaggtggCAAACTCAGCAGGTGACTGAAGAagttaaagcaaaatttaaagcaaaaaaggACATTGCCGTTGTGAATTCTAAATGCTCTTCATCAGAAAAAGCCAAGAGGTAGAAAGACTTACCCAAAGTCATACAACTCAGAAAGGTCAGATCTTGTCTAATgggtttttttctatattattttctggAATGAGTTATAAGTAATCAGAATGTGCCATTAGaatattctgtttccttctgtctaCATTATCTCTTCTTCCTGCCTTACCCTTAGGTTCCCATCTTCTGGTTTAGAACAGTTCTCACATTGCACATTCTTACTTATTATCAATTTGTTGATAATGGAGAAGCCAAGTTTTATCCACGTTTTCACTTTGCTCTGACTCATTTTCATTTCAATCTCATTTTATTGCCACACAGTAACCTCCAAGGGCATCATTATATTGAAACCAACTCTCCAGCCCGATTCTTCCAGTGTAACATCTATTTTTATCATTGCAGATCCCTACGTGAAAGTGAACCTGTACCATGCCAAAAAGAGAATCTCCAAAAAGAAGACTCATGTGAAGAAATGCACCCCCAACGCAGTGTTCAATGAACTGTTTGTCTTTGATATTCCTTGTGAGGGTCTTGAAGAGATAAGTGTTGAATTTCTGGTTTTGGATTCTGAAAGGGGATCCAGAAATGAGGTGATTGGGCGGTTGGTCCTGGGAGCAGCAGCAGAAGGAACCGGTGGAGAGCACTGGAAAGAGATCTGTGACTATCCCAGGAGACAAATTGCCAAGTGGCATATGCTCTGTGATGGGTAGCGTCCTAGACGTGATGAGATGGAACTTAATGATTTTTACTAGGCAAGGAgcaatttcctttctctctttttttctgatacaTGATTGCAAGCTTGTGAaaacaaactaatttttttttgttagaaatGAATTGAATTAGCAAACCAGAAATCACCTTAATGTGTATCATGATAATTTCCCCCAATATGAAAGAAGTCGGATAGATTTTCATGAGGTGTTTAATCTCTCCTGCAGGTTACCAGAGTAGCCAAGCATTCTATGAATATTCAAGTGCAATCCCAAGCTAGGGATGTAATGTGGAGGATGGTGATCTCATGTCACTAGAAAGCAATGCGATTTTTAGgatttagaaatgaaaagcatGCTATTCTCTTATgaaaattcatctatttttcttcatgtggggaaataactttttctttaaatccaaagatattaaagaaatgtTCGCTAGtttctttttatccattatgTCATGTGCAAATGGTTGTTTTGCATATGAAAGTATATGGTCATTTCCCTTTAGTTTGTAGTTATTTGATACAATT
Encoded proteins:
- the SYT4 gene encoding synaptotagmin-4 isoform X1 — encoded protein: MAPITTSREEFDEIPTVVGIFSAFGLVFTVSLFAWICCQRKSSKSNKTPPYKFVHVLKGVDIYPENLNSKKKFGADDKNEVKNKPAVPKNSLHLDLEKRDLNGNFPKTNLKASSPSDLENVTPKLFSEGEKEAVSPDSVKSSTSLTSEEKQEKLGTLFFSLEYNFEKKAFVVNIKEARGLPAMDEQSMTSDPYIKMTILPEKKHKVKTRVLRKTLDPAFDETFTFYGILYTQIQELALHFTILSFDRFSRDDIIGEVLIPLAGIELSDGKMLMNREIIKRNVRKSSGRGELLISLCYQSTTNTLTVVVLKARHLPKSDVSGLSDPYVKVNLYHAKKRISKKKTHVKKCTPNAVFNELFVFDIPCEGLEEISVEFLVLDSERGSRNEVIGRLVLGAAAEGTGGEHWKEICDYPRRQIAKWHMLCDG
- the SYT4 gene encoding synaptotagmin-4 isoform X2, producing MAPITTSREEFDEIPTVVGIFSAFGLVFTVSLFAWICCQRKSSKSNKTPPYKFVHVLKGVDIYPENLNSKKKFGADDKNEVKNKPAVPKNSLHLDLEKRDLNGNFPKTNLKASSPSDLENVTPKLFSEGEKEAVSPDSVKSSTSLTSEEKQEKLGTLFFSLEYNFEKKAFVVNIKEARGLPAMDEQSMTSDPYIKMTILPEKKHKVKTRVLRKTLDPAFDETFTFYGILYTQIQELALHFTILSFDRFSRDDIIGEVLIPLAGIELSDGKMLMNREIIKRNVRSSGRGELLISLCYQSTTNTLTVVVLKARHLPKSDVSGLSDPYVKVNLYHAKKRISKKKTHVKKCTPNAVFNELFVFDIPCEGLEEISVEFLVLDSERGSRNEVIGRLVLGAAAEGTGGEHWKEICDYPRRQIAKWHMLCDG